A DNA window from Phyllostomus discolor isolate MPI-MPIP mPhyDis1 chromosome X, mPhyDis1.pri.v3, whole genome shotgun sequence contains the following coding sequences:
- the CXHXorf65 gene encoding uncharacterized protein CXorf65 homolog isoform X1 has translation MFIYIKHGGEGASRRNWSTCAGLGRFEGSGDHRNSITREGPYAPFHLFSDSQIFIANTNCAVYHLLYYVRRKLGLSKRGSIDLCDTTGTMKLFFLMKKPGDYATKYLTARNTYYVCRVIRGKPGTPRANAFLAFVPLLKNPEHSVVEALRLQCALMERSRLKMLAIKQAKKLAKAESARSLAVRLPKFSLSQRPFPPPANQAPPPWSSGVDFLSKFNTHAQDLPFTSVVLPLALVCRKLPCTNLFT, from the exons ATGTTCATCTACATCAAACATGGAGGTGAGGGGGCATCACGGAGGAACTGGAGTACATGTGCAGGGCTGGGAAGGTTTGAGGGCAGTGGCGATCACAGGAACAGTATAACCAGGGAAGGGCCATATGCCCCATTCCATCTCTTCTCAGATAGTCAAATTTTCATTGCCAACACCAACTGTGCTGTCTACCACCTGCTGTATTATGTCCGCAGAAAACTGGGGTTGTCTAAAAGAG GCTCCATCGATTTGTGTGATACAACAGGAACAATGAAGTTGTTTTTCCTGATGAAGAAGCCCGGAGACTATGCCACCAAATACCTTACAGCTCGAAACACCTACTATGTCTGTAGGGTGATACGCGGGAAACCAG GAACACCACGTGCGAATGCCTTCCTAGCCTTTGTACCTCTCCTGAAGAATCCAGAACATTCAGTAGTCG AGGCCTTGCGCTTACAATGTGCCTTAATGGAGAGAAGCCGACTGAAAATGCTCGCAATCAAACAAGCCAAGAAACTCGCTAAAGCTGAATCCGCTAGGAGCTTGGCAGTAAGACTCCCCAAATTTAGTCTGTCCCAGCGCCCCTTTCCCCCCCCAGCCAACCAGGCTCCTCCACCATGGTCCTCTGGGGTAGATTTCCTTTCCAAATTCAACACCCATGCCCAAGACCTGCCCTTCACCTCTGTTGTCCTGCCTTTGGCCCTAGTTTGTAGAAAGCTTCCTTGCACGAACCTCTTTACCTGA
- the IL2RG gene encoding cytokine receptor common subunit gamma isoform X1 — protein sequence MLKRPLPLRFLLFLQLPLLGVGHTTEFLTPTNGTESITTGGKPDFSLTSTVPGIFDLSTLHLPEVQCFVFNVEYMNCTWNSSSEPQPTNLTLRYWYKNSKDKAQECGHYLFSSEVTSGCWLPKKEIHLYETFVVQLQDPQRPRRQTIQTLKLQDLVIPWAPENLTVQKLSESQLQLNWSNRYLDHCLEHMVQYRSDRDDHWTDQSVYHRQSFFLPSVDVQKLYTFRVRSRYNPLCGSAQRWSEWSQPIQWGGHTSKEPPPWFQVEAMIIPIGSMGLIAISFFSVVFIYCYRERVMPRIPHLKSLEDLVTEYQGNFLAWSGVSKGLAESLQPDYSERLCHVSEIPHKGGAPGEAPGGSPCSQHSPYWAPPC from the exons ATGTTGAAGCGACCACTGCCACTCAGATTCCTCTTGTTCCtgcagctgcctctgctgggTGTGGGGCACACCACAGAGTTCCTCACACCGACTAATGGGACTGAAAGCATCACAACTGGTGGGAAACCTG ATTTCTCCCTGACCTCTACAGTCCCTGGAATCTTTGATTTGTCCACCCTTCACCTCCCAGAGGTTCAGTGTTTTGTATTCAATGTCGAGTATATGAATTGCACTTGGAACAGCAGCTCTGAGCCCCAGCCCACCAACCTGACGCTGCGCTATTG GTACAAGAACTCTAAAGACAAAGCCCAAGAGTGTGGCCACTATCTATTCTCTTCAGAGGTCACTTCCGGCTGTTGGTTGCCAAAAAAGGAGATCCATCTCTACGAAACATTTGTTGTCCAGCTCCAGGACCCACAGAGACCTAGGAGGCAGACCATACAGACGCTAAAACTACAGGATCTGG TGATTCCCTGGGCTCCGGAGAACCTAACTGTTCAAAAGCTGAGTGAATCGCAGCTGCAACTGAACTGGAGCAACAGATACTTGGACCACTGTTTGGAGCACATGGTGCAGTATCGGAGTGACCGGGACGACCACTGGACT GACCAATCTGTGTACCACAGACAAAGCTTCTTTCTGCCTAGTGTGGACGTGCAGAAACTCTACACGTTTCGTGTTCGGAGCCGCTATAACCCACTCTGTGGAAGCGCTCAGCGTTGGAGTGAATGGAGCCAACCGATCCAGTGGGGCGGCCATACTTCAAAAG AGCCCCCACCGTGGTTTCAAGTGGAAGCCATGATCATTCCCATTGGCTCCATGGGACTGATTGCTATTagcttcttcagtgttgtgttcaTCTACTGCTATCGGGAAAG ggtgaTGCCCCGAATTCCTCATCTCAAGAGCCTAGAGGATCTGGTTACGGAATACCAGGGCAACTTTTTG GCCTGGAGTGGTGTGTCTAAGGGACTGGCGGAGAGCCTGCAGCCAGACTACAGCGAACGGCTCTGCCACGTCAGTGAGATCCCCCACAAAggaggggctcctggggaggCCCCTGGGGGCTCCCCCTGCAGCCAGCATAGCCCCTACTGGGCTCCCCCATGTTAA
- the IL2RG gene encoding cytokine receptor common subunit gamma isoform X2, with protein MLKRPLPLRFLLFLQLPLLGVGHTTEFLTPTNGTESITTDFSLTSTVPGIFDLSTLHLPEVQCFVFNVEYMNCTWNSSSEPQPTNLTLRYWYKNSKDKAQECGHYLFSSEVTSGCWLPKKEIHLYETFVVQLQDPQRPRRQTIQTLKLQDLVIPWAPENLTVQKLSESQLQLNWSNRYLDHCLEHMVQYRSDRDDHWTDQSVYHRQSFFLPSVDVQKLYTFRVRSRYNPLCGSAQRWSEWSQPIQWGGHTSKEPPPWFQVEAMIIPIGSMGLIAISFFSVVFIYCYRERVMPRIPHLKSLEDLVTEYQGNFLAWSGVSKGLAESLQPDYSERLCHVSEIPHKGGAPGEAPGGSPCSQHSPYWAPPC; from the exons ATGTTGAAGCGACCACTGCCACTCAGATTCCTCTTGTTCCtgcagctgcctctgctgggTGTGGGGCACACCACAGAGTTCCTCACACCGACTAATGGGACTGAAAGCATCACAACTG ATTTCTCCCTGACCTCTACAGTCCCTGGAATCTTTGATTTGTCCACCCTTCACCTCCCAGAGGTTCAGTGTTTTGTATTCAATGTCGAGTATATGAATTGCACTTGGAACAGCAGCTCTGAGCCCCAGCCCACCAACCTGACGCTGCGCTATTG GTACAAGAACTCTAAAGACAAAGCCCAAGAGTGTGGCCACTATCTATTCTCTTCAGAGGTCACTTCCGGCTGTTGGTTGCCAAAAAAGGAGATCCATCTCTACGAAACATTTGTTGTCCAGCTCCAGGACCCACAGAGACCTAGGAGGCAGACCATACAGACGCTAAAACTACAGGATCTGG TGATTCCCTGGGCTCCGGAGAACCTAACTGTTCAAAAGCTGAGTGAATCGCAGCTGCAACTGAACTGGAGCAACAGATACTTGGACCACTGTTTGGAGCACATGGTGCAGTATCGGAGTGACCGGGACGACCACTGGACT GACCAATCTGTGTACCACAGACAAAGCTTCTTTCTGCCTAGTGTGGACGTGCAGAAACTCTACACGTTTCGTGTTCGGAGCCGCTATAACCCACTCTGTGGAAGCGCTCAGCGTTGGAGTGAATGGAGCCAACCGATCCAGTGGGGCGGCCATACTTCAAAAG AGCCCCCACCGTGGTTTCAAGTGGAAGCCATGATCATTCCCATTGGCTCCATGGGACTGATTGCTATTagcttcttcagtgttgtgttcaTCTACTGCTATCGGGAAAG ggtgaTGCCCCGAATTCCTCATCTCAAGAGCCTAGAGGATCTGGTTACGGAATACCAGGGCAACTTTTTG GCCTGGAGTGGTGTGTCTAAGGGACTGGCGGAGAGCCTGCAGCCAGACTACAGCGAACGGCTCTGCCACGTCAGTGAGATCCCCCACAAAggaggggctcctggggaggCCCCTGGGGGCTCCCCCTGCAGCCAGCATAGCCCCTACTGGGCTCCCCCATGTTAA
- the CXHXorf65 gene encoding uncharacterized protein CXorf65 homolog isoform X2, with amino-acid sequence MFIYIKHGGEGASRRNWSTCAGLGRFEGSGDHRNSITREGPYAPFHLFSDSQIFIANTNCAVYHLLYYVRRKLGLSKRGSIDLCDTTGTMKLFFLMKKPGDYATKYLTARNTYYVCRVIRGKPGTPRANAFLAFVPLLKNPEHSVVEALRLQCALMERSRLKMLAIKQAKKLAKAESARSLASKKGGTKSTRKGAGQKLRVSFKTPTPKQKRKPNKK; translated from the exons ATGTTCATCTACATCAAACATGGAGGTGAGGGGGCATCACGGAGGAACTGGAGTACATGTGCAGGGCTGGGAAGGTTTGAGGGCAGTGGCGATCACAGGAACAGTATAACCAGGGAAGGGCCATATGCCCCATTCCATCTCTTCTCAGATAGTCAAATTTTCATTGCCAACACCAACTGTGCTGTCTACCACCTGCTGTATTATGTCCGCAGAAAACTGGGGTTGTCTAAAAGAG GCTCCATCGATTTGTGTGATACAACAGGAACAATGAAGTTGTTTTTCCTGATGAAGAAGCCCGGAGACTATGCCACCAAATACCTTACAGCTCGAAACACCTACTATGTCTGTAGGGTGATACGCGGGAAACCAG GAACACCACGTGCGAATGCCTTCCTAGCCTTTGTACCTCTCCTGAAGAATCCAGAACATTCAGTAGTCG AGGCCTTGCGCTTACAATGTGCCTTAATGGAGAGAAGCCGACTGAAAATGCTCGCAATCAAACAAGCCAAGAAACTCGCTAAAGCTGAATCCGCTAGGAGCTTGGCA TCCAAAAAAGGTGGAACCAAGTCCACTCGCAAGGGCGCAGGCCAGAAGCTCAGGGTAAGCTTTAAAACTCCCACTCCGAAGCAGAAACGAAAACCAAATAAAAAGTGA